In Rattus norvegicus strain BN/NHsdMcwi chromosome 3, GRCr8, whole genome shotgun sequence, a genomic segment contains:
- the Zfp334 gene encoding zinc finger protein 334, with the protein MDSTQTSVSFKDLTVDFTREEWQYLGPAQRLLYRDVMLENYSNLIALGFRVSKPDVILKLEQGEEPWIVEDLSHQNLSHAGDDDALEKDKRTQDKHLKQLLVINNKTTSEKANLFEKTVALDTNSVSSGKMLHKYDPGGNGLKNNSEDTVIKPSKANGKVAAEHDGRGKPALHTKADRSHSAAKRIKWSEVGDVRSQGEDLTQQLNNQAVSQPSEHNEGEQESACTKECPERKRNECAECRKTFSKRSTLIVHLRIHTGERPYACNYCRKTFRIKASLTRHQRIHTGERPYKCKECGKAFIDKSALIVHQRIHGGEKSYECIECGKTFFRKSALAEHFRSHTGEKPYKCKECGNAFGKKSYLIVHQRTHRGEKPNECKECGKTFFCLSALTAHQRIHTGEKPYECKECDKTFFCQSALNVHLRSHTGEKPYKCRQCGKFLCTKSALVAHQVIHRGKKSFECGECGKLFYLKSTLTIHQRTHTGEKHGVLSKWSRPSTGKSNCGEQKRVEAKENLHECHDHKRTAHKSSRRVAHKRTIWERPYECQECGRTYCRKSALRHHQKTHTGERPYECKECGKTFCQKVSFTEHQRTHTGEKPHKCKECGKSFRHKSAFTVHKRIHTGEKPYACNECGKSYRRLWTLTEHQKIHTGEKPYECSICKKSFRHKSNFLLHQKTHKK; encoded by the exons ACATCAGTCTCCTTCAAGGACTTGACTGTGGACTTCACCCGTGAGGAATGGCAATATCTGGGCCCTGCGCAGCGCCTCCTGTACAgagatgtgatgctggagaactaCAGTAACCTCATCGCACTGG GGTTTCGTGTTAGCAAACCAGATGTGATCCTAAAACTGGAGCAAGGGGAAGAGCCCTGGATCGTGGAAGACTTGTCACATCAGAACTTGTCACATGCAG GAGATGATGACGCCTTAGAGAAGGACAAGAGGACACAAGACAAACATTTGAAGCAGCTCTTAGTCATCAATAACAAAACGACATCAGAAAAAGCCAATCTGTTTGAGAAAACAGTTGCTCTCGACACGAACAGTGTTTCTTCGGGGAAAATGCTCCATAAATACGATCCAGGTGGAAATGGCCTAAAAAATAATTCAGAAGACACTGTCATAAAGCCAAGCAAAGCCAATGGGAAGGTAGCTGCTGAGCATGATGGGAGGGGGAAGCCAGCGCTCCACACGAAGGCTGACAGAAGTCATTCTGCAGCAAAGCGGATCAAATGGAGTGAAGTCGGGGATGTTAGGAGTCAAGGTGAGGATCTCACTCAACAGCTGAATAACCAGGCTGTAAGTCAGCCCTCTGAACACAATGAAGGTGAACAGGAGTCAGCCTGCACCAAGGAGTGTCCTGAACGAAAGCGGAATGAGTGTGCGGAGTGTAGGAAAACCTTTTCTAAGAGGTCCACCCTCATTGTACACCTGCGGATCCACACAGGAGAGAGGCCCTATGCTTGCAATTACTGCAGGAAAACTTTCCGAATAAAAGCAAGTCTCACTCGGCACCAACGGATCCACACCGGGGAGAGGCCTTACAAGTGCAaggagtgtgggaaagccttcatcGACAAGTCTGCCCTCATCGTGCACCAGAGGATCCACGGCGGGGAGAAGTCCTACGAGTGCATCGAGTGTGGGAAGACCTTCTTCCGGAAGTCAGCCCTGGCTGAGCATTTTAGATCCCACACCGGGGAGAAGCCTTACAAGTGCAAGGAGTGTGGGAACGCCTTTGGCAAGAAGTCGTACCTCATTGTGCACCAAAGAACTCACCGGGGCGAGAAGCCCAATGAGTGTAAGGAGTGTGGCAAAACCTTCTTCTGTCTCTCCGCCCTGACAGCACATCAGAGGATCCACACCGGGGAAAAGCCCTATGAGTGTAAGGAGTGTGACAAAACCTTCTTCTGTCAGTCGGCGCTCAATGTTCACCTGAGAAGCCACACCGGCGAGAAGCCCTACAAATGCCGGCAGTGTGGAAAGTTTCTGTGCACTAAGTCTGCCTTGGTCGCGCATCAGGTGATTCACAGAGGAAAGAAGTCCTTTGAATGTGGCGAGTGCGGGAAGCTTTTCTACCTGAAGTCCACCCTCACGATACATCAGAGGACTCACACAGGGGAGAAGCACGGCGTGCTTAGTAAATGGAGCCGACCCTCCACTGGGAAGTCCAACTGTGGCGAGCAGAAAAGAGTGGAGGCAAAGGAGAATCTGCACGAGTGTCATGATCACAAGCGGACAGCCCACAAGAGCTCACGCCGCGTCGCCCACAAGAGAACCATATGGGAGAGACCTTACGAGTGTCAGGAATGTGGGCGGACCTACTGCCGGAAGTCAGCTCTCAGGCACCACCAGAAGACACACACCGGAGAGAGGCCCTACGAGTGCAAAGAGTGCGGGAAGACCTTCTGCCAGAAGGTCTCCTTTACTGAGCACCAGCGAACTCATACTGGGGAGAAACCACACAAGTGCAAGGAATGTGGGAAGTCCTTCCGCCATAAGTCAGCCTTCACAGTGCATAAGAGAatccacacaggagagaaaccgtACGCATGCAATGAATGTGGAAAAAGCTACCGCCGGCTCTGGACTCTGACTGAACATCAGAAAATAcacacaggggagaaaccctatgaatgtagcATATGTAAGAAATCATTTCGCCACAAATCAAACTTCCTTTTACATCAGAAAACTCACAAGAAGTAA